Proteins found in one Streptococcus criceti HS-6 genomic segment:
- a CDS encoding deoxycytidylate deaminase, translated as MTENRLSWQDYFMANAELISKRSTCDRAYVGAVLVKDKRIIATGYNGGVSETDNCNEVGHYMEDGHCIRTVHAEMNALIQCAKEGISTKNTEIYVTHFPCINCTKALLQAGIKKITYKADYRPNALAIELMKQKGVEYIQHDVPHITLGRD; from the coding sequence ATGACTGAAAATCGTCTATCTTGGCAGGATTATTTTATGGCTAATGCCGAGCTGATTTCTAAGCGGTCAACTTGTGACCGTGCCTATGTTGGAGCGGTTCTGGTTAAGGACAAACGGATTATCGCTACGGGCTATAACGGCGGGGTTTCCGAAACTGATAACTGCAATGAGGTCGGCCACTATATGGAAGACGGTCATTGCATTCGGACGGTTCATGCTGAGATGAATGCCCTGATTCAATGTGCCAAGGAGGGGATCTCGACCAAGAATACCGAAATTTATGTCACCCACTTTCCTTGTATCAACTGCACCAAGGCTCTTTTGCAGGCAGGTATCAAGAAAATCACCTATAAAGCCGACTATCGTCCCAATGCTCTGGCTATCGAACTGATGAAACAAAAAGGTGTGGAATATATTCAGCATGATGTTCCCCATATCACCTTAGGGAGGGACTAG
- the efp gene encoding elongation factor P has protein sequence MIEASKLRAGMTFVTGDGKLIRVLEASHHKPGKGNTVMRMKLRDVRSGSTFDTTYRPEEKFEQAIIETVPAQYLYKMDDTAYFMNSETYDQYEIPVANVENELRYILENGDVKIQFYGTEVIGVQVPTTVELTVTDTQPSIKGATVTGSGKPATLETGLVVNVPDFIEVGQKLVINTQEGTYVSRA, from the coding sequence ATGATTGAAGCAAGTAAGCTTAGAGCTGGTATGACTTTCGTGACAGGTGATGGAAAATTAATCCGCGTTCTGGAAGCCAGCCACCATAAACCAGGTAAAGGGAACACTGTTATGCGGATGAAACTGCGTGACGTTCGTTCAGGTTCAACCTTCGATACGACCTACCGTCCCGAAGAAAAATTTGAACAAGCTATCATTGAAACAGTGCCTGCCCAATACCTTTATAAGATGGATGATACAGCCTACTTCATGAATAGCGAAACCTATGACCAATATGAAATTCCAGTGGCTAACGTGGAAAATGAACTGCGTTACATTTTGGAAAACGGTGACGTTAAAATTCAATTCTATGGAACAGAAGTAATTGGGGTACAGGTCCCAACAACTGTTGAACTGACTGTTACGGATACCCAGCCGTCTATCAAGGGTGCTACCGTAACAGGTTCAGGTAAACCAGCTACCTTGGAAACAGGTCTTGTGGTCAATGTGCCAGATTTCATCGAAGTTGGCCAAAAATTGGTCATCAATACCCAAGAAGGAACTTACGTATCACGTGCCTAA
- a CDS encoding Asp23/Gls24 family envelope stress response protein, with product MTETIGDIVIAPRVLEVITGIAATKVEGVYSLNNKAVTDSISKTTLSRGVYLTTSGEDKVTADIYLQLQYGVNVPAVSIEVQRAVKSAVYDMAEVEISDVNVHVVGIVPEKTPKPDMTALFDEDFLND from the coding sequence ATGACAGAAACAATTGGAGATATTGTCATCGCTCCTCGGGTGTTAGAGGTTATCACAGGAATTGCAGCGACCAAGGTTGAGGGGGTATATTCGCTCAACAATAAGGCTGTAACGGATAGCATCAGTAAAACTACCCTTAGTCGTGGTGTCTATCTCACTACCAGTGGTGAAGATAAGGTCACAGCGGATATTTACTTGCAACTGCAGTACGGGGTAAACGTTCCGGCGGTTTCGATTGAAGTTCAAAGAGCTGTTAAATCAGCTGTCTACGATATGGCTGAGGTTGAAATTTCAGATGTCAATGTTCATGTTGTTGGTATCGTTCCTGAAAAGACGCCAAAACCAGATATGACAGCCTTGTTTGATGAGGATTTCCTGAATGACTGA
- the nusB gene encoding transcription antitermination factor NusB: MTDSRHNLRERAFQAIFSLEFGRADFLQAASFAYAYDKVAEEGQAFDVPTLLLNLVKGTMDNLAEIDTYIIENLKEGWSLERLTLTDRSLLRLGLFEIKYYQETPDKVALNEIIELAKTYSDQTSAKFINGILTKFVEE; encoded by the coding sequence ATGACTGATTCAAGACATAATCTACGAGAACGAGCTTTTCAAGCGATTTTCAGTTTAGAATTTGGTCGAGCTGATTTTCTTCAGGCTGCTAGCTTTGCCTATGCCTATGACAAAGTAGCAGAAGAAGGACAAGCATTTGACGTTCCAACTCTGCTCTTGAATTTAGTCAAAGGAACCATGGATAATCTGGCTGAAATTGATACTTATATTATTGAGAATCTTAAAGAGGGCTGGTCTTTAGAACGGCTGACCTTAACCGACCGCAGTCTCCTACGTTTAGGACTCTTCGAAATTAAGTACTATCAAGAAACTCCTGACAAGGTTGCCCTCAATGAGATTATTGAGTTGGCTAAAACCTACTCCGACCAAACGTCCGCCAAATTTATCAACGGCATTTTGACAAAGTTTGTTGAAGAATAA
- a CDS encoding LacI family DNA-binding transcriptional regulator — MVAKLTDVAKLAGVSPTTVSRVINNKGYLSEKTKNKVHAAMRELGYKPNNLARGLQGKSSKLIGLIFPKISNVFYAEIIEHLEHILFYHGYKVIICNSQNESDKERDYLEMLAANQVDGIISSSHNLDIEDYERVEAPIVAFDRNLAPRIPVISSDNFEGGKLAAISLQKVGCQNIIMFTGNDNSNSTTGLRRKGFSSVLPKAKVFNIPSDYSAIRKEMEIKSILSQEKPQGIFTSDDMTAILTMKIADDLGIKIPQDLKIVGYDGTQFVENYFPQLTTIKQPIKEIAELLVDVLLAKIDGKDVQEHYTLPISLLTGKSL; from the coding sequence ATGGTCGCAAAATTAACTGATGTTGCCAAATTGGCTGGTGTCAGCCCGACCACCGTCTCTCGTGTTATCAACAATAAGGGCTACCTCTCTGAAAAGACCAAGAACAAAGTCCATGCAGCCATGCGTGAACTGGGCTACAAACCCAACAACCTAGCCCGTGGGCTTCAGGGAAAATCCTCTAAACTAATCGGACTGATTTTCCCCAAAATTTCTAATGTGTTCTACGCTGAAATTATTGAACACTTGGAACATATCCTCTTTTATCACGGCTACAAGGTCATTATCTGCAACAGCCAGAACGAATCTGACAAAGAGCGAGACTACTTGGAAATGCTGGCGGCTAATCAGGTTGATGGTATCATCTCTTCCAGCCACAATTTGGATATCGAGGATTACGAACGGGTGGAAGCTCCCATTGTTGCCTTTGACCGCAATCTGGCACCCCGTATCCCTGTTATTTCTTCCGATAATTTTGAAGGCGGAAAATTAGCGGCCATTAGCCTGCAAAAGGTGGGCTGCCAAAATATTATCATGTTTACTGGTAATGATAATTCCAATTCAACCACTGGTCTGCGTCGCAAGGGTTTTAGCTCTGTTCTTCCTAAAGCTAAGGTTTTCAACATTCCCAGCGATTATTCTGCTATTCGCAAAGAGATGGAAATCAAGTCCATCCTGTCTCAGGAGAAGCCTCAGGGAATCTTTACTTCCGACGACATGACAGCCATTCTGACGATGAAAATTGCGGATGATCTGGGCATTAAAATTCCCCAAGACCTCAAAATTGTTGGCTATGATGGGACTCAGTTTGTGGAGAATTATTTCCCACAGTTGACCACGATCAAACAGCCCATCAAGGAAATTGCTGAGCTCTTGGTTGATGTCCTTCTAGCTAAGATTGATGGTAAAGACGTTCAAGAACACTACACCCTGCCCATCAGCCTCCTAACCGGAAAATCTTTATAA